The Nocardioides ochotonae genome segment CGCCGCTGGCGCAGCTCCGGCGACCTCGGCCGCCCCCGCGGCCCGCGCCGCTCGGTCGCCGTGGCGCTCGTGCTGGCCAGCATCACCCTGATGACCCTCGACCAGCAGACCGACCCGGTCGTCGAGCCCGCGCGCCGGGCCGTCGGCGAGGTGATCGGCCCGATCGAGGTGGGTGCGTCGGCAGTGCTGCGTCCCTTCGTCTCCCTCCCCGGCTGGTTCCGCACCCACGGTGACCTGCGCGGCGAGATCGACACCCTCGAGGCCGAGAACGCGCGCCTGCGCTCCGAGGCCAACACCGCCGACTACGACCGCAACCGCCTCGCCGAGTACGACGGATTGAGCAAGGCCTCCTCCGACCTCGGCTACGCGCTGGTGCCGGCGCGCGTGGTCGCGCTCGGTCCCTCGCAGTCCTTCTCCGCCACGGTGATGATCGACGCCGGGTCCGAGGCCGGGCTGGACGCCGACATGACGGTGATCAACAACGACGGTCTCGTCGGGCGCGTCCTGCGCGTGACCCGGACGACCGCGACGGTGCTGCTGGCCATCGACCCCGAGTCGGTGGTCGGCGGCCGGATCGGCTCCAGCATGGAGATCGGCTTCCTGCACGGCCGCGGTGCGCTCGGCGACGAGGCCCGCCTCGACCTGCAGCTGCTCGACGAGGCGGTCGTCCCGGGCCGCGGCGACGCCGTGGTCACCTGGGGCAGCCGCAACGGCGCGCCGTACGTCTCCGGCATCCCGGTCGGCGAGGTGACGGCCGTCTACTCCAACGTCCGCGACTCCTCCCAGCGCGCCGTGGTGCGCCCCTACGTCGACTTCGCCAGCCTCGACGTGGTCGGTGTCGTGGTGCCCTCGGGCACCGACAGCGACCGCACCGTGATCGAGGCCGACGGGGGCCGGCGATGAGCGGGCTGCGCGCCGTGGTGGCGCTGGTGGGCGCCCTGCTCGCCCTGGTTCTCCAGACGACCTTCTTCTCCCACCTGTCCTGGGAGGGCGTGGTGCCCAACCTGTGCCTGCTGCTCGTCGTGGGCGCCGGGCTGGTGCGCGGGTCCGAGTTCGCGATGGTGCTGGGCTTCGGCGCCGGCCTGCTGCTCGACCTCGCCCCGCCCGCCGACCACCTCGCCGGCCGCTGGGCGCTGGCCCTGGTCGTCGTCGGGTACGTCGCGGGGCGGGTGCGCCAGGACGTGCGCCCCACGGCGATCTCGGTGGTCCTCACCGTCGCCGCCTGCTCCTTCGTCGGGACCTCGGTGTTCGCGCTGACCGGACTGGTGCTGCGCGACCCGGTGCTCGGCGTCGGTGAGCTGCTCCAGGTGATCGGCATCGCGCTGGTCTGGGACGTCCTGCTCACGCCGTTCGTGCTGCCGCTGGTGATGGGCGCCTTCCGCCGCCTCCAGCCGGACCGGGTGCCCGCATGACGCGCCCGGTGAACGACGGACGGGTGCGCTGATGGCGGCCTCCGCCGAGGGGTCGCGGCGCAGCCGGCTGCGGCTGGTCGTGATCCAGGTGCTCGTGCTCTCGCTCTTCGCCACGCTGCTGGCGCGGCTGTACTACATCCAGGTCGTCAGCGGCGAGCAGTACACCGCCCAGGCCGCCTCGCAGTCGGTGCGCGAGATCGTCGTGCAGCCCCAGCGCGGGCTGATCGTCGATGCCCAGGGCCGGCCGCTGGTCACCAACCGCACCACCTGGGTGCTCTCGATCGACCGCACCGTCCTGGGCAAGCTCACCGAGCGCCAGCAGGACGTCCTGCTCGGCCGGGTCGGGGAGATCAGCGGCCTGCGGGTGCCGCAGGTGCGCAAGCGGCTCGTCACCTGCGGGGAGAGCGGCAGCATTCCCGGCGTGTGCTGGAACGGCTCGCCGTACCAGCCGGTGCCGGTGGCCTCCGAGGTCCCGCAGGAGGTCGCGCTGCGGGTCCTCGAGCAGCCGGAGGACTTCCCGGCGGTGCTCGCCGAGCAGCAGAGCGTGCGCAACTACCCCCGCCCGCACGGCACCAACCTCGCCCACGTGCTCGGCTACCTCAGCCCGATCACCGAGGAGGAGTTCGCCCTCGCGACCGCCGACGGCGACGACTCGCTCAACGGCGCCTCGGTGGTCGGCCGGGCCGGGGTGGAGAAGCAGTACGACAAGTGGCTGCGCGGCATGCCCGGCTACCGCCGCGTGGCCGTCGACTCGATGGGGCGCGTGCTCGGCGACAGCGGCGAGGTCAATGCGGAGCCCGGCAACACGCTGGTCACGACGATCGATGCGAAGGTGCAGGGCGTGGTCGAGCGCGAGCTCGCCAACACGCTGGCCAAGGCCCGCACGGAGTTCGACGAGGTCACCGGTCGCCCCTACGTCGCCGACTCCGGCGCGGTCGTGGTGATGGAGACCAGGACCGGACGGATCGTGTCGATGGCCAGCCAGCCGACGTACGACCCGGAGGTCTGGGTCGGCGGGATCACCAAGAAGCAGCTCGCCCGGCTCTACTCCGAGGCCGCGGGCACCCCGCTGCTCGGCCGTGCCACCCAGGGCCAGTTCGCGCCGGGCTCGACGTGGAAGCCGTTCATGACCGCCGGGGCGCTCACCCACGGCTACTCCACCGACACCCGTCTCAACTGCTCCCCGACCTTCCGGGTCGGCAACCGCGACTTCAAGAACTACGAGTCCGGCGCGCACGGCTACGTCGGCTTCGACAAGGCCCTCGAGGTCTCCTGCAACACCTTCTTCTACCGCATCGGCTTCGACTACTGGCAGCGCTTCGGCTCCGACGTCGCCGACGTGGACGCCAAGGACCCGCTCGTGGAGGAGGCCAAGGACTTCGGCTTCGGCTCCTCCACCGGCATCGACCTGCCCGGCGAGGCCTCCGGCCGGATCGCGGACCGGAAGTGGAAGCGGTCCTACTACGACTCGATGAAGGACTTCTACTGCGGCATCGCCGACGCGCCGCAGGACGCGGACACCTCCGACTTCGTCTACAAGTTCGCCCGCGAGTTCTGCATCGAGGGCTTCGCCTACCGCGCCGGCGACGCGGTCAACTTCGCCATCGGCCAGGGCGACACGATCATCACCCCGCTCCAGCTCGCCCGCGCGTACGCCGCGCTGGCCAACGGCGGCACCCTGTGGGCGCCGCGGATCGGCCGGGCGATCGTGGACCCCGCCGGTGAGGTGGTCCGTGAGTTCGCGCCGCGCAAGAACGGCACCGTCGACCTGCCGAAGGGCGTCTTCGACTACATCGACAACGCCCTGACCGGCGTCAGCACCCGCGGCACCATGAGCTGGAAGCTGATCGGCTTCCCGCTCGACGACGTCCGGATCAGGGCCAAGACCGGCTCCGCGGAGGTCTACGGCAAGCAGTCGACCTCCTGGCTGGCGACCTACACCGAGGACTACGTCGTGGTGATGATGGTCAGCCAGGGCGGCACGGGCTCCGGGCGCAACGGCGACTCGGTGCGCCGCATCTACGAGGCGCTGTACGGCGTGCAGGACGGTGTGGTGAAGCCCGAGAAGGCGGCGATCCCCGGCAGCGTCCCGCCCAGCAGCCTCCCGACCTTCACCAAGGACGGCTCGATCCTGCCGCCCGCCACCCGCGCGTCGAGGAAGGACCGGCGGTGAGCTCTCCCTCCATGTCGGGGTCCCTGTCCAAGCAGTTCCCCGGCTCCGGCTTCCGGGCCCCGCGCATCGACTGGCTGCTGATGGTGGCGGTGCTGGCCCTGGTCGGGCTCGGCACCCTGCTGGTCTGGTCGGCGACGTCGCCGCGCGACGTGCTCACCGGCGGCGACTCCACGGCGTACCTGCGCAAGCACCTCGTCAACGTCGCGATCGGCCTGGTGCTGATGCTGCTGGTGACCGCCGTCGAGCACCGCTGGGTGCGGATGCTGGCGCCGCTGGTCTACCTCGCCTCGGTCGTGGGCCTCGTGCTCGTGCTGACGATGGGCTCGACGATCAACGGCTCGCAGTCCTGGCTGGTGATCGGCGGGATGTCCATCCAGCCCTCGGAGTTCGCCAAGCTCGCGGTGATCATCGGGATGGCGCTGGTGCTGGCCGAGCGGGCCGCCGGGCGCTGGCACGCGAGCGTCGGCAGCGTCGACGTCGGGCTGATGCTCCTGGTCGCCGCGCTCCCGGCGACGCTGATCATGCTGCAGCCCGACCTCGGCACGATGCTGGTGCTGACCGCCACCGTCTTCGGCATCCTGGCCACCTCCGGGGCGCCGCGTCGCTGGCTGGCCCTGCTGGTCGGCGCCGGCGTCACCGTCGCGACCCTCGCCGTCCTCGGCGGGCTGCTGAAGGACTACCAGGTCGACCGGTTCATGGCCTTCACCAACCCCGACCTCGACCCCCGCGGCGCCGGCTACAACGTCGAGCAGGCGCGGATCGCGGTCGGCAACGGCGGGCTGCTCGGCCAGGGGCTCTTCGACGGCTCGCAGACGCGCGCGGGGTTCGTCCCCGAGCAGCACACCGACTTCATCTTCACCGTCGCCGGCGAGGAGCTCGGGCTGCTCGGCGCCGGGGTGCTGGTGCTCCTGCTCGGCGTGGTGCTGTGGCGCGCGCTGAGCATCGCCTACCGCAGCGAGGACGTCTTCGGCCGGGTCGCGGCCGCCGGCATCGCGTGCTGGTTCGGCTTCCAGGCCTTCCAGAACATCGGCATGTGCCTGGGCATCATGCCGGTCACCGGCGTGCCGTTGCCGTTCGTCTCCTACGGCGGCAGCTCGATGTTCGCCGGCCTGCTCGCGGTCGGGCTGCTGCAGAACATCCACCTGCGCACCTCGACCCCCGCGCCGAGCCGCTACGTCATGCCGTCGCGTCCGGTGCGGGTGCTCGCCGGACGTTGAGCCCGCCCGGACCGATCAGGGCTGGACCGATCAGGGCTGGACCGATCAGGGCTGGACCGACAGGAACAGGAACGCCGCCAGCAGCGCGAGGTGCACGACACCCTGCTGGGCCTTGGCGCGTCCCTGGGCGACGGTGAGCACCGAGACCACGACGGTGATCGCGAGCAGCACCATCTGCACCGGCTCCAGGCCGAGGACCAGCGGGCCCTCGAGCCAGATGGAGGCGATCGCGATCGTGGGCACGGTCAGCCCGATCGAGGCCATGGCGGAGCCGTAGCCCAGGTTGAGGCTGATCTGCACCCGGTCGCGCGCGGCGTTGCGGACCGCGGAGATCGACTCCGGGGCCAGCACCAGCAGCGCGATCACCACGCCGACCACGGCGTAGGGGAAGCCCAGCGCCTGCACCGCGTCCTCGATGGTGGGGGAGAGCATCTTGGCCAGGCCGACCACGGCGACCAGGGAGACGACCAGCAGCGCGACGCTCACGGCGGCCACGCGGCTGGTGGGCGGGTCCGCGTGCCCGTCGCCGTCCTCGTCGAGCAGGCCGGTGATCCGGCCGTACTCATCCGAGCTCACCGGGATGAAGAAGTCGCGGTGCCGCACGGTCTGGGTGAACACGAAGCCGGCGTACAGCACGAGCGAGGCGGTCGCGGCGAAGGCGAGCTGGGAGCCGGAGAACTCCAGGCCCCGACCCGAGGTGGTGAACGCCGGCAGCACCATCGTGAGGCTGGCCAGCGTGATCACGGTGCTCAGCGCCGACCCGGTGCCGGAGGGGTTGAAGCTGACCAGGTGGTGCTTCAGCGCGCCGACGAGGAGCGAGATGCCGACGATGCCGTTGAGGGTGATCATCAGCGCCGCGAACACCGTGTCGCGGGCGTAGGTGCTGGCCCCGCTGCCGCCGCCGCTCATCAGCATCACGATCAGGCCGACCTCGATGACCGTGACCGCCACCGCGAGGATCAGCGAGCCGAACGGCTCCCCGACCTTGTGCGCGACGACCTCGGCGTGGTGCACGGCCGCGATGATCGAGCTCACCAGCGCGCCGGCGATGAGTACGAGCACGAGCCAGTGCTCGTGGTTCGTCCAGGTGGCGAGGAGCAGGAGCAGCGCTGCGAGGGGGACGACCAGCGTCCATCGGAAGGGACCGCGGACGTCGGTGGTGGGCATCGCCACCCATTCTAGGGAGTGCCGCGCGGCCCCCCGCGCAGCGGGGCCACGAGGAATGGAGGCCTCGGGGACGGTTCCGTAGAGTGGGTGGGTCCCCGATCTGTGAGGTTTTCTGCATGCCCACCCCCGCATCCGTCTTCCCGCGCCTCGAGCCGCGGCTCGGCTCGGTGTCCAAGCCGATCCAGTACGTCGGCGGTGAGCTCAACTCCACGGTCAAGGAGTGGGACTGCGGCGCCTCCGCGACCGGTGAGGGCGAGACCGTCCGCTGGGCGCTGATGTACCCCGACGCCTACGAGGTCGGCCTGCCGAACCAGGGCGTGCAGATCCTCTACGAGGTGCTCAACGAGCGTGACTGGATCATCGCCGAGCGCACCTACGCGGTCTGGCCCGACATGGAGCAGGTGCTGCGCACCGGCGACGAGCACGGCCCGATCCCGCAGTTCACCGTCGACGCGCACCGTCCGGTGCGGGCCTTCGACATCTTCGGCCTGAGCTTCTCCACCGAGCTCGGCTACACCAACATGCTCAACGCCCTCGACCTCGCGCAGATCCCGCTGCACGCCGCGGACCGCGGCGAGGAGGACCCGATCGTGCTGGCGGGCGGGCACGCGGCGTTCAACCCCGAGCCCATCGCCGACTTCCTCGACGCCGCCGTCCTCGGTGACGGCGAGGAGGTCGTGCTGGCGATCTCCGAGGTCGTGCGCGAGTGGAAGGCCGAGGGTCGCCCCGGCGGCCGCGACGAGCTGCTGCGCCGCCTCGCGGTCAGCGGCGGCGTCTACGTGCCGCGCTTCTACGACGTGACGTACGCCGCCGACGGCTCCATCGAGGCGATCGTGCCCAACCGCCCCGGCATCCCCTTCCGCGTTGCCAAGCACACGCTGATGGACCTCGACGCCTGGCCCTACCCGCGCAAGCCGCTGGTGCCGCTGGCCGAGACCGTCCACGAGCGGTTCAGCGTCGAGATCTTCCGCGGCTGCACCCGCGGCTGCCGGTTCTGCCAGGCCGGGATGATCACCCGTCCGGTGCGCGAGCGCTCGATCGAGACGATCGGTGAGATGGTCGAGAACGGCATCCGCAAGTCCGGCTTCGAGGAGGTCGGCCTGCTCTCGCTCTCCAGTGCCGACCACACCGAGATCGGCGAGGTCGCCAAGGGCCTCGCGGACCGCTACGAGGGCTCCAACGTCTCGCTCTCGCTGCCGTCGACCCGCGTGGACGCGTTCAACATCACCCTGGCCAACGAGTTCTCCCGCAACGGGCGCCGCTCCGGGCTCACCTTCGCCCCCGAGGGCGGGTCCGAGCGGATGCGCAAGGTCATCAACAAGATGGTGACCGAGGAGGACCTGATCCGCACGGTCGCCACGGCGTACTCCCACGGCTGGCGCCAGGTGAAGCTCTACTTCATGGTCGGGCTGCCGACCGAGACCGACGAGGACGTCCTCCAGGTCGCCGAGCTCGCCAAGAAGGTGATCGCCAAGGGCCGCGAGGTCTCCGGGCGCAACGACATCCGCTGCACCGTGTCGATCGGCGGCTTCGTGCCCAAGCCGCACACGCCGTTCCAGTGGGCCGCGCAGCTGGACCACGAGACCACCGACGAGCGGCTGAAGCGGCTGCGCGACACCGTGCGCGAGGACAAGAAGTTCGGTCGCGCGATCGGCTTCCGCTACCACGACGGCAAGCCCGGCGCGATCGAGGGACTGCTCTCGCGCGGCGACCGGCGCGTCGGCAAGGTGATCGAGGAGGTCTGGCGCGACGGCGGTCGCTTCGACGGCTGGAGCGAGCACTTCTCCTACGAGCGCTGGGTCGCCGCGTCCGAGCGGGCCCTGGCCGGTACCGGCGTCGACCTGGCCTGGTACACCACCCGCGAGCGTGGCTACGAGGAGGTCCTGCCGTGGGACCACCTCGACTCCGGCCTCGACAAGGACTGGCTGTGGGCCGACTGGGAGGACGCCCTCGCGGTGGCCGACGGCGCCGACATCGAGGTCGAGGACTGCCGCTGGACCCCGTGCTACGACTGCGGCGTGTGCCCGGAGATGGGCACCGAGATCCAGATCGGCCCCACCGGCCGCGAGCTGCTGCCGCTCTCCGTGGTCTGAGCCGCGGCTCAGCGCAGCGGTCCGGAGAGCTTGTCGCCGTCCTCGTCGTACACGACGCAGGCGAGGGTGTCGCCGGCGTCCGGCTCGGTGTCGTCGGTGAGCCGCATCAGCGCGAGGCCGCTGTCGTCGGCCGGGGTCCAGAAGCCGGTCGCCTCCCCGCACCAGGCGTTGCCGGCGAGGGCGGAGCCGGAGTACTGCGCGGCCTGGTCGGCGCTGAGCTCGACGGTGCCGAGCACCTCGGCGTCGTGCGGGTCGTCGCAGGGCACGGTGTCGATCGAGGTGAACTCCTCGTCGTCGTCGGCGAGGCCGGGGGCGTTGAAGCAGTCACCGGTCGTGAGGTCGTTGACGTCCTCGGAGACCGCGATGGTGAAGGCGATCAGCGCGCCGAAGGCGAGCGTGGCGAGCACGGACACCGCGCTGACGGCGATCGCGCCGAGGGCCAGGCCCTTGCCGTGGTTGCGGCCGTCGCGCCCGCGGCGCAGCACGATCACCGCCAGCACGATCGAGATGATCGCGGGCAGGATCAGGCAGCCGAAGAACGCCAGCACCAGCGAGGAGATCGCCATGCCCTGCGGCGCGGACTCCTGACGCGGCCCGCCGGGGAAGGGCGTGCCGTACGGCGCCTGGCCGTGGGGCGCCTGGCCGTAGGGGTTCTGGTTGTACGGCGGGGGGCCGGCGGGGGCCTCGCCGTAGGGCACCTGCGGGTAGCTCGGCGGGGTGGGCGCCGAGGGGTTCGTGCCGTACGGCGCCTGTCCGTAGGGGTGCGGCGGCGGTGATCCCGGGGGAGGCCCGGACGGCGTGGGCTCGTCCGGGTCGGAGGGGCCGGGGTACTGCGGAGGCTGGGTCACCCGCCCTACGCTACTGAGCCGCGACCTCGACGTGGCGGAGCTGGTCCTCGACATGCGCGGGCCGGGCGGCGTAGGCGGCCACCGCCGCGAGCGGCGCCAGCAGTGCCAGCAGCACCAGCAGCGGCACGGTCCACCCGTCGGTGAGGTCGTGCACGAGGCCAAAGCCGAACGGGCCGACGCCGGCGATCAGGTAGCCCACGGACTGGGTGAACCCCGAGAGCGCGGCGGTGCCCGCGGGGGTGCGCGAGCGCAGCCCGATCAGGGTGAGCACGACCGGGAAGATCGAGGCGCCGGTGCCGATGAGCAGCGCCGCGGGGATCGCGAGGTCGTGCGGCGCGAGCAGCAGCGCGAGGTAGCCGGCCGGGTAGGAGGCGAGCACCGCGAGCACGAGGCGGCCCGGGCGCGGGGTGCTGGCGACCAGCCGGGGCAGCCACAGCGACAGCGGGATCGAGACCGCGGCAACCACGCCCACCAGCAGGCCGGCCGCCGTGGGGGAGTAGCCGGCGTCGCGCCACAGGGTGGGGAACCAGCCGAACACGACGTACGCGTGGATCGACTGCAGCCCGAAGAAGGACGCCATGGCCCAGCCCAGCCGGGTCCGGGCCACGTCGAGGAACCGCACCGTGTGCGGGGTCGGCTCGGGCGTCCGGTCGTGGGCGATCAGGCCGAGCCACGGGAGCGCCGCGACCAGCGCCAGCACCGCCCAGGCCCCGAGCCCGGCCCGCCAGCTGCCGGCCGCCTCCGAGATCGGGACGGTCAGCACGAGTGAGGCGGTGAGCCCGATCGCGAGGGCGGTCGTGTAGGTCGCCGTCACCGAGCCGATCCGGTCCGGGAAGTGCAGTTTGACCAGCGAGGGCAGCAGCACGTTGGCAGCCGCCATCCCGGCCAGCGCGAGCATCGACAGGAGCAGGAACGACGCGGAGTCGTCGACGAGCACGCGCCCGGCCAGCCCGGCGACGACGGCGACCAGCGCTGCGAGGGTGACCCGGTGGATGCCCGCACGGCGCGCCAGGGCGGGCGCGACGGCGCCGAACCCCGCGAAGGCCAGCACCGGCAGCGAGGTCAGCAGCCCGGCCGTCGCCGTCGACATCCCCAGTCCGGCCCGCACCTCGTCGAGCACCGGCCCGACGCTCACCGCGGCCGGTCGCAGGTTGAGCGACAGGAGCACCAGGCCGAGCAGGAGGAGGGCGGTCGTGCGGCGGGTCACGCCGCCATGCTGCCAGCCACCCCCCACACCGCTGCCGCCGAGTCGGGGGAGGGGAGGAAAGGGGGAAGGGGGTGGACCTCTCGTACCCTGTGTCCGTGCGAGAGCAGCCCGAGCAGCAAGCCCCACCCGTCCAGCGTCTCCGGATCCGGTACGCCAAGCGCGGGCGGCTGCGGTTCACCAGCCACCGCGACTTCTCGCGTGCCTTCGAGCGTGCGATCTTCCGGGCCCGGGTGCCGATGGCGTACTCATCCGGGTTCAACCCGCACCCGCGCATCTCCTACGCCGGTGCGGCGCCGACCGGCTCGGCCAGCGAGGCGGAGTTCGTCGAGATCGGCCTCGCGCAGGTGCTCGACCCCGCCGTCGTGCGTGCCTCGCTCGAGGAGGCGCTCCCGGACGGCCTGGACATCGTCGACGTCGTCGTCTCCCCGGGCGGCTCGCTCTCCGACCTGCTCGAGGCCAGCCACTGGCACCTCGACCTGGCCACCCCGGCCGCCGTGGTGGCGCCCGCGGTCGCGGCGTTCCTGGCCGCCGAGAGCGTCGAGGTCGGGCGGATGACCAAGAAGGGGCTGCGGACCTTCGACTGCCGCGGCGCCGTGGTCTCCCTGGCCGTCGTCGAGCGGGACGGCGGCAGCCGTCTCGACCTGGTGCTGCGGCACGGTACGCCGTCCGTGCGCCCTGACGACGTGCTGTCCGGGCTGAAGGCCGTCGCCGGCCTGGACCTGGGCGAGGCCCCGCTGCTCACCCGCGTGGCCCAGGGGCCCCTCGACGAGGCGACCGGCGAGGTCGGCGACCCGCTGCACGGTTCGGTATGACACCAAGAGACCGGGCGTGTGCGATACTCGCCACGGTTGATGACCGGTGACGGTTCTCGTAGACGACCTACAGGTCGGCCACGAGAAGCAGAGCCAGAGTCGACTCGACGACGTTCTCGCCGGTCCCCACCAGGGGTCGGCACAGTGGAGGCAGTCGTCGCCAGACCGCGACGCGGCCAGTTGGGCTCCGTGACAGGGAGTCCGAGAACAGTCCCAGGACTGGGCCAAGCGACCGCGGCAGGTGACAGCAGCTGCCGCCAGTGACGCACCGCGGAGGGTGTCGCCGCCACCGAAGGCTTTGCGCCGTCGGCTCTGAGCACGCGGGCCGCCGGCGTCTGACACGTCCGGCCGCGCTGCGCGCCGGACCGAGGAGCAGCACATGCCCGACGACCAGATCGACCCCACCACCTCGCCCTCACCGGCAGGTGACGCAGGAATCCCCTCGGAGCCCACCGCTCCGGGCGCCGACGAGGCTCCGGCCCCGGCGAAGCGCGCTGCGCGCAAGACGGCGACCAAGAAGGCGACCGCGAAGACCGCGACCGCCAAGAAGACCGCCACCAAGGCGACCACCGCCAAGAAGACCACCGCCAAGCGGACGACCAAGAAGGCCGCCGCGGCCGCCGGTGAGACCCCCACCGACGCGCCCGTCGAGGCCGCCGCCGAGCAGCCGGCGATCGAGACGCCCGCCGAGCAGCCCGCCGAGGCCGCCGTGGCCGCGGAGGAGAGCGCCCCCGCGAAGAAGACCACCGCGCGCAAGGCTGCCGCGAAGAAGACCACCAAGAAGGCCCCCGCCCGCAAGAAGGCCGCGGCCGAGCCGACCGAGACGATCTCCGAGACCCCCGCCGCGGACGCGGGCGTCGAGACCCCCGTCGCGGCTCCCGCTCCCGAGAGCGCTGAGTCCACCGAGGTCGCCGAGACCGCTGGCGCCCCGGCGCCGCTCTTCCAGGCCCCGGTCGCCAAGAAGGCGCCCGCCCGCCGTACCCGCAAGACCGCCGCCCAGAAGCGGGCCGAGGCCGAGGCGGCAGCCGCCGCGGAGGCCGCCGAGGCGGAGGACGCCGAGGAGACCGCCGAGGGCGAGGTCGCCCTCGAGGCGACCGCGGCCAGCGTCGAGGCGGACGCTCCCGACGCCGAGTCCACCGACACGGAGTCCACCGACACGGAGTCCGCCGAGGGCGACGAGCGCTCCGAGGACCAGGGCGAGGACCAGGGCGACAGCGACTCCGAGGGCGGCGGCCGCCGCCGTCGTCGTCGCGGTGGTCGGCGTCGTCGCAAGTCCGGCGACGCCTCCGAGGGCGACTCCGCCGCTGCGGACGCCGAGTCGGGCCAGGACGCCAGTGCGAAGGCCGGCGACACCAGCGAGGACTCCGCCGCGGACAAGACCGAGGGCGACGACTCCGACGCCTCGGGCGACAGCGGCCCCGACGAGCAGGGCAGCTCCGGCAGCTCGCGCCGCCGCCGGCGCCGCCGTCGCTCCAGCGACGATGGCCCCGACACCGGCGACGACCCGGACAACACCGTCACCCGGGTGCGCAAGCCGCGCTCGGCCGAGGACGAGATCACCGCGATCTCCGGCTCCACCCGCCTCGAGGCCAAGAAGCAGCGCCGCCGCGACGGCCGCGAGGCCGGCCGGCGCCGCGCCCCGATCGTCAGCGAGGCCGAGTTCCTGGCCCGCCGCGAGGCGGTCGACCGCGTCATGGTCATCCGCCAGCGCGACGACCTGACCCAGATCGGCGTGCTCGAGGACAAGGTGCTCGTCGAGCACTACGTCGCCCGCGAGTCGCAGACCTCGATCATCGGCAACGTCTACCTCGGCCGGGTGCAGAACGTCCTGCCCTCGATGGAGGCGGCGTTCATCGACATCGGCAAGGGCCGCAACGCGGTGCTGTACGCCGGCGAGGTCAACTGGTCCGCGCTCGGTCACCGTGACGGCCAGGCCCGCAAGATCGAGTCGGTGCTGTCCTCGGGCCAGAGCGTCCTGGTGCAGGTCACCAAGGACCCGATCGGCCACAAGGGTGCCCGCCTGACCAGCCAGATCAGCCTCGCCGGCCGGTTCCTGGTCTACGTGCCCGACGGCACCACCAGCGGCATCTCCCGCAAGCTCCCCGACACCGAGCGGGCCCGCCTCAAGGCGCTGCTCAAGGAGATCGTCCCCGAGTCGGCCGGCGTCATCGTGCGCACCGCCGCCGAGGGCGCCAGCGAGGAGGAGCTGACCCACGACGTCGAGCGCCTCAAGGCCCGCTGGGAGGCTATCGAGGCCAAGGCCGCCAACAAGTCGGCCGGTGCCCAGCTGCTGTACGGCGAGCCCGACCTGACCCTCAAGGTCGTCCGGGACCTGTTCACCGAGGACTTCTCCAGCCTGGTCATCCAGGGCGGCGAGGCTTGGGAGACGGTGCAGTCCTACGTCGCTGACGTCGCCCCGGACCTCGCGCCCCGACTGGAGCGCTACTTCCCCGAGGCCCACGGCGGCAAGGACATCTTCGCCGAGTACCGCGTCGAGGAGCAGATTGCGAAGGCGCTGGACCGCAAGGTCTGGCTGCCCTCCGGCGGCTCGCTGGTCATCGACCGCACCGAGGCGATGACCGTCGTCGACGTCAACACCGGCAAGTTCACCGGCTCCGGGGGCAACCTCGAGGAGACCGTCACCAAGAACAACCTGGAGGCGGCCGAGGAGG includes the following:
- a CDS encoding Rne/Rng family ribonuclease → MPDDQIDPTTSPSPAGDAGIPSEPTAPGADEAPAPAKRAARKTATKKATAKTATAKKTATKATTAKKTTAKRTTKKAAAAAGETPTDAPVEAAAEQPAIETPAEQPAEAAVAAEESAPAKKTTARKAAAKKTTKKAPARKKAAAEPTETISETPAADAGVETPVAAPAPESAESTEVAETAGAPAPLFQAPVAKKAPARRTRKTAAQKRAEAEAAAAAEAAEAEDAEETAEGEVALEATAASVEADAPDAESTDTESTDTESAEGDERSEDQGEDQGDSDSEGGGRRRRRRGGRRRRKSGDASEGDSAAADAESGQDASAKAGDTSEDSAADKTEGDDSDASGDSGPDEQGSSGSSRRRRRRRRSSDDGPDTGDDPDNTVTRVRKPRSAEDEITAISGSTRLEAKKQRRRDGREAGRRRAPIVSEAEFLARREAVDRVMVIRQRDDLTQIGVLEDKVLVEHYVARESQTSIIGNVYLGRVQNVLPSMEAAFIDIGKGRNAVLYAGEVNWSALGHRDGQARKIESVLSSGQSVLVQVTKDPIGHKGARLTSQISLAGRFLVYVPDGTTSGISRKLPDTERARLKALLKEIVPESAGVIVRTAAEGASEEELTHDVERLKARWEAIEAKAANKSAGAQLLYGEPDLTLKVVRDLFTEDFSSLVIQGGEAWETVQSYVADVAPDLAPRLERYFPEAHGGKDIFAEYRVEEQIAKALDRKVWLPSGGSLVIDRTEAMTVVDVNTGKFTGSGGNLEETVTKNNLEAAEEVVRQLRLRDIGGIIVVDFIDMVLESNRDLVLRRLVECLGRDRTRHQVAEVTSLGLVQMTRKRIGTGLVEAFSENCEHCHGRGVVIQDQPVEPRKGGGDDDSRGRGGRKRSGKGRGGEDSGDQGSRQSDKSATPQPAPTPKDVAAMARPENAEAAAVEVESAAPAAPAAEATDAGTEATQDAPAAAEKAPQVTQRQRRERRPRRETAPAPEQVTEPVAEAPQPVVEAPQPTETPAPQAPAEPQAPKVVTRTRRRTATRPAGSPAVVTTPVAPIIAAPPAPLPTAASLSTPEPPKVITRTRTRSVNRPAGPPSEVTSQSGGTEGEAEASVEHVPVKKKGKR